From a single Phocoena sinus isolate mPhoSin1 chromosome 1, mPhoSin1.pri, whole genome shotgun sequence genomic region:
- the LOC116758658 gene encoding proteasome subunit alpha type-3-like, with amino-acid sequence MSSTGTGYDLSVSTFSPDGRVFHVEYAMKPVENSSTAIGIRCKDGAVFGVEKLVLSKFYEEGANKRLFNVDRHVGMAVVGLLADACSLADIAREEASNFRSNIPLKHLADRVAMYVHAYTLYSAVRPFGYSFMLGSYSVNDGVQLPMYAKMTQKSANQSM; translated from the exons ATGAGCTCAACTGGCACTGGGTATGACCTGTCAGTCTCTACATTCTCTCCTGATGGGAGAGTTTTTCACGTTGAGTATGCTATGAAGCCTGTGGAAAATAGTAGTACAGCTATTGGAATCAGATGTAAAGATGGTGCTGTCTTTGGGGTAGAAAAATTAGTCCTTTCTAAATTTTATGAAGAAGGTGCTA acaaacGACTTTTTAATGTTGATCGACATGTTGGAATGGCAGTAGTAGGTTTGTTGGCAGATGCTTGTTCTTTAGCAGACATTGCAAGAGAAGAGGCTTCCAACTTTAGATCTAACATTCCACTAAAGCATCTTGCAGACAGAGTGGCCAtgtatgtacatgcatatacactcTACAGTGCTGTTAGACCTTTTGGCTACAGTTTCATGTTAGGGTCTTACAGTGTGAATGATGGTGTACAACTTCCaat